In Papaver somniferum cultivar HN1 chromosome 9, ASM357369v1, whole genome shotgun sequence, the genomic stretch gaaagtaccctaattaggagaaatctcttacaaccgctcgttttaaagacttctttgggattgggaatctcTACGAGTGTCGTTGGtgggaactagataattgtagtttattattagttttcgattgatttgattgactaacgttggttgaactttgattacacctagtttatttatgctttagaatcttctcttctgatataagattcagtcaaactagatagaagtttcgacggggatctttagactgtttgtagatctaaagacgtcttgtgataattctaaactttgatcacaagagattcaatttgattgtgtgcaagtgtttattgaagatgtaagaatatttgaagacaaagaagatttcttttttgagttcataatatttggtgtgcacaaaacttgattggttgtggatccaactataatcgttttatctttttgataaccttgattgattagttgaataTATcgtcatcaatatattgtctttgtgactaagaagtattgattgaaaaatctagacaattactttggtagttatattgagatagatctaagaacctgacaaaggagtttattgggataaacggaagagccttttgtcaaactcatatcacttgtttgaaaagagttgttaccgaacaaatttgttgttcctttactgtttggaatacaaaccaaaggaattgttccaagtgcgtgacttattgcaagttggaggcgcagggatacagacggaactaggtgatcaactataggtttagttgcttggtctcaactatacgaagttggtttagattttgtatagcggcttaatcctgagagtattcaattctggacaaggtcccggggtttttctgcatttgcggtttcctcgttaacaaaatcttgttgtgtcttttacttttctatttccgcaattataattgtttttattataattagaagtaaaatacacaaacgttaattcctatttacttgatagcaatcctattgtgtttggttaagtccgaacctattatcaagtaaacatacttcgttgttgtattatctcgatcttgtatccatagtcaatcacacaagttatcttgttgtcgtattgtttcgatctcgtatccacagacgatcacacgaagtgtgaaccgattagttgtattctctcgactcaatccatagaaaatcacattaggagaaagtacttataggtggaaaagttttagattgaggtatatttgggtaccctcgtcttttcaagtataacatctatcttttgaacttcgtgtatacgacatcgacataatcttatgaatgctattgtgggtatgggtgaagatttcgtcctaggaaacaatgttttacattcgtttaaaagaagtaaattcataaacttgttttgtgaatcgaaagggaaatcgttaggcttattggtattgttatttattgcaaatCTTCGGATTACCaacatgtgtgtttagtataacctctcataacttgtttatgtatcttggtaaaagtaTTCACAAGGCccgaattttgtattggtatgacttttattagtggaaccgatcttaagtaatcacctgagatggtatgatcggtatactgtaattggtgtgaccaactctagacattgggtgaccgatcctagtaagtgaTACAGCCGATCACAATTagggaaatcgatccttgtaagaggtgcaacaatttCATAGTGATTGGTAACCGATCTTATGACTTGTGCAGCCGAATACaggttagataccatatatatgtggtagccgatcctagtacctaatcaactaacttttggtaactagtgtgaccgattctagtacccacatgaaggtagaaccgaaacttgttttggtagaaccgtttaaACCCATGTTtgttgatttgataggataatcaatcacatagttcttcgaagtcagatgaaccaattctaaacttgttcggaagtgtagaaaatcggttccaagattgtaaatatgaaaaaggatttacaaagtaaagatgttgacatactttgaacatgtgcagtaactcttatcttttattgttcaaagacattccttaataactaaaggagaatcccagatcgaaataaattgagaatcccagtaattaaaatgcatatctttagagaataaaaattagtaatgtgcatttattaattggagattttctactgagatttcgttcaatatttggacagtgcatttccacgaattatgaaaaccgatttggtgtttattgcataaatttgagaatattcgattttggaaattccttggtgtccaaacctcctttgtctataaatactgaagtttgaatttctagcaaactaatcctcagagccagaaaaactacctagttgtgttgttactggtggagtcgtctattcggagaggaaagtaacctaattaggcgaaatctcttacgaccgctcgttttaaagacttctttgggattgggaagctctacgagtactgttggtgggaaactagataattgtagtttattattagttttcaattgatttgattgattaacggttgttgaactttgattgtacctagtttgtatgcttgagaatcttctattataatataagattcagtcaaactagatcgaagtgtcgacggggatatttagaactgtttgtagatataaagacgtcttgtgataatccatcgttaatagacttcgttctgtgtgtgattgatcacaagagattcaagttgattgtgtgcaggtgtttattgatgatctaagaagatttgaagacaagaagatatttgggtccataatctttggtgtgcacaaaaattGATCGGCTggagggatccaactataatcaatttatctttgtgatagattggattgattagttgagtagatcggcatcaatacacttctttgtgattaagagtattgattgcataagtataaacaattactttggtagttgttgaatagattgatctaaggacccgacaaaggagtttatttgttaaacaggaagagcctttgtcaaactcatatcacgttgtttgaaaagagttgttgccgaatagatttgttgttcctttactgtttggaatacgaaccaaaggaattgttccaagtgtgtgacttattacaagttggaggcgcagggatactgaggaaactaggtgaactataggtttagttgtttggtgtcaactatacgaagttgtttagattttgtatagcggcttaattctgacagtattcaattctggaaaaggtcccggggtttttctgcatttgcggtttcctcgctaacaaaatctttctatgtattttacttttctatttccgcaattataattgtttttattgtaattagaagtaaaatatgaaaaagtgggggtacaacaaccacacccaatatttcgcttagcaatctgtatggacaaactccaatatactttctagagaatcaactagacagtcagactcaatctagataaaagtatatcaaagagtttatatctaaatatctcgatttgatatatactcaagcaaatagaaatctgcgagtctttatcaaatgctagagagataacttggatggtaccaaagaccaatatccaagtgtcaatcaattcaaatcaacaaccaaaaggtcggatattctaattgattgaaaaatgcacaacctgtgatatttcaattatataacaaaatataatgcaaaaaagaaataacacagacaccagaatttgttaacgaggaaaccgcaaatgcagaaaaaccccgggacctagtccagtttgaacacacactgtattaagccgctacagacactagcatactccaaatgAGAGCTCAGGAAATGTGTATTCAAATAATGAACAATAGTAGCCACCAATGCAGTAGTCTTCTTGTCtgctgattctttgagagaagaaGAACATTGTAACGACCACAAAACTTTGGTAAATCCTTCATGAACAAAGGTATAAGTATTCTCATAGCAGTTATGAACAACACGAATATCATActgccatggtcttcccaataaTAAACTTGCTGCAGTCATGTTGATAATATCACACAAAGCATAATCAGAATATCCAGGGAAAGAAAACTTCACCATACATTGATGAGTGATTTGTTGAGTGGATGAACTGTTTATCCAACCAACTGAATATGGTTTTGGATGAAGAGTAACAGGTAAACCAAGTTTCTCAACTAGTTTGGCAGAAACATAGTTTTCTGTACTTCCACTGTCAATTATCATGTTGCAAAGCTTCTCTTCAACGAGACAATGAGATCTGAAAATACTATGTCTTTGAGTAGGACATGGTTCAGTGATTAAAACTGGTCGAATTACTCCAAGAAAATCAGCATCATAAGTTTCATGTTCTTGAATATAAAGTAACTCATCATCTCCAAGAGCTTCTTCTTCCAGTGGTTCTTCTTGAGTTTCACTAATGTAAGCATGAAACTTGTGACACTCACTAGAAGTATGGCCAGTTTGGTTGCACTTATTACATTTATCCCCCCAAAAACTTTGAATAAGGATTAGTTGATTTAGGTAAAGGAGGAAattgttgttgaaattgattaCCTATGGTATTACGAACAACATTTCGTTGTGGAGCAGTCTGAGATGGCTTAGCAGATGGTATATTCATCATAGGAGCAATATCTGAAGAACCagatgtttgttgttgctgataAAATTAGTTTATGATTCTGTCATGTGGATCAACAAAGACAGTTGACTCTTTCGAATATGGATCAACAATGACTGTTGAACCTTTTGAATATGGGTCAACAACTACTGTTGATCCTCTTTCCCCCTGGAAACCATAAGAAGAGTTATATGGTCTGGCATCTTTATAATAATGTTGGTAACGAGCTTGACGTGAATTTTCTTGTCTAGACGTAATGAGGACACGCCTTTCAACTTTAAGAGCTTGATGTATTGCTTCAACCACCGTAAACGCTGATTGTGTCATCCCTTGTTGAATTAAATTGTTCAAACCATCAATAAAACATGCAACTAATTGTTCTTCAGTTTATTTTAACTGGTTACGAGCAACCAAACCGTAAAACTCAACTACATATTCTTCAACCAATTTAGCTCCTTGTCGACAGTTTTGAAGCTTGATAAACAGTTGCTGCTTATAATCTTTTGGTAAAAACTTGTCTCTTAATAAATGTCTCATGCGAGTCCAAGTAAGTATAGGAGGTTTGTGATACTTATCTCTATCTTCACAAAGTGtttcccaccaagctgcagctccaccCTTCAATTTATAGGATACCAGTTTTACTCTAGAAGATTCAGGgacgtccatgaacttgaagaAAGATTcgacttcataaaaccaatcctGTAACCCTTCAATTTGTAAACCACCATGAAAACTAGGTATATCAGcctttaatttgtattctggtAGATTGCCATAAGAATTCATAATAGAGTTTAATCTCTTTTCATCCATCCACTTTTGTCTTTCAACTTCTTCGCTTTGGTCTTCTTCATCACTGTGGATATTCAAAGGAGTAGGTTTTTTGCCAAGAAAACCTTCTAAAGGTTCATTATGTTGAATATTATGGGAGATATCATCAGGAATAGACTTATTTTGAACAAAAGAAGGCTTAACTTTCTTTGTTTCATCAACCTCCTTTTCTCCAGTTTCTTCTCTCCATATGTATTATCATTATGTCTTCCTTTTCTAAACCAGTGTGTTTCAATAATTTGTTTATATACTCTCCACGGGTTACCAAACTTGTTTCAATAGATCCAAACTGCTTTTTAATACCATTTGTAAGATCTTTGATGTCAGTTTTATTGGTATCAATAGAGGTTTGAATAGTTTTCAAAAGTTTTGCGATTTCATCTAGGGTAGGATTTTTATCTGCCATTGAAAACtacagaagaaaagaaataaggtTGATGAAATCTGTAGGGTTGTTGAAATTGTGCGGAAGATGTGtaaggatctgtttctagataaaaatctaaaaatgttGTATCTGATAGCAACTAGTGTAGCACAGATAAGATAGAAAGAAAACTAGTTGCTGAAAGTAAAAGGATAGGTTTAAGTTCCATCAGAAACTTAATAAAGTTTGATTCTAGGATCAAGACTTTAGGGTTTGATAATAAACTTGATAATTgattaataatattgataataagatgtgttcttaaaacaagaaggcatagcctttaaataggttctTCAAGAACCGACTAGAAGAAATAAAAAGGAATTCTACCTaaactagaaaagaaaaaaacttgtaAAGCAAGTAAAGAAAATAGACGAATGGGATCAACTGTAATAGTTGACACGTTCGAAAAGGGATCAACAACTATAGTTGACACAATAGTAAGGTATCAACAATCAGTGTTGATACTGACAAAAATGTACTACATCAACGATATTGGAACAACCAATAGCGAAAACCATGTTGCACGGTTGTTCGAACATTGTTATAACTGATAGGAAGTTAAGAAGAATGAGGGGATTATAAAAATGTGTATGTTCAaatatttttgttaaaaaaaacttGTTAATGACAAGTTAATTCAGTTTTGATTTTCAACATAGCATTTCCCAAGTAAGGAAATTCACAGCTGTTTCATTTGAGTTTCAGAGTAAATGACTTGTGGTTACGGTTTTTGGAATTATTGCGATTTGGAGGCATGATGCTCTGGCCATGTGGGCTGCAATGGGAGCAGTTGCAAACACATGGCTTTCAATCACGTTAAAACGAATACTCAACCAAGAGAGACCTGTTGCTAGCTTAGGATCTGATCCAGGCATGCCATCTTCACATGCTCAGTCCATCTTCTTCGCTTCTGTCTATGCTATCCTATCATGTGAGTTATTGATTTTGTCTTCTGAGTCTTATGAAACTTAAGCTTAGTATTTTCTGGACGCAACTATGAGAAATAGTGTGTTAACATCTTCAACTACTACAAAATTCTCTGAACCTGTTTACCTTATCTATGTCTCTGCATTAAAAATCATCTAATAGTGCAAGCCAAATGGTGAGATGATCTTTCCTGAAACTGGATGGCACTATATATAATGAAGTTTTATGTTCTGTTACATCATATTACTACATTCTGTTGCCTGCTACTtgtaaaaagatttcttattgtgATTATTATTTGTGTGGCAGTGGTTAAATCTCTAGGGTTGAATGGAGTTACAGTGACCATCGGGGTGCTCGGCTTGGCTTTCAGCTCATATCTTGTAAGCATTGTCTCCATGTTTTTATATTAATTCGAGGTTAACATCGAAACTAACAGAGAATATATGGATTAAATATAGCAATCTAATGTCGTGTTGTATGTTTTGCTTATCCATTCTTGGTTACGTATATCACAACGACATCACACCATTAGTCAGGTTGTGGTGGGTGCTATTTTGGGAACCATATGCTCGATTTTATGGTTTCAGTCTTGGTACTGGTTCGTACTACAAGCCTTCCTTTCCTTTTTATGGGTACGGATTATTATTGTTCTTGGGGGCGTCACATGCTGTGTGATCTTTCTGTTGTATGTCATTAAACATTGGCTTatggatggtgatgaagattagaCTCTGTAAATTGGGACTGATAAATTTTGAAGTCATGTATCCAAATTCTTTTGTGGCACACTTGCATGTATAGTTCAGGTTGACAGGATAATATTTTTGTCAAACCATACCGTCGCACATGATGTTTCTGTAAATTCCGTTGAATTTTCAGGTGACTAGTTTGTTCATTTCATTTTTATAAATCCAATTGAGGTATCATAAAAATATAGGCTTTACAGCTCAGATTTAGCATCTATTGTTGATTCCTTGATTTACTATGCCGAAGCCGAAGCGGTTTCACTCCTTAGTGTTAAAATTCTTAAATTATGCTTACAAGCTGCACAAGCATGCAGCTTAGGCCCAATATCAACTAGTTTTTctttcggaaaatgggttatttgtccaaatatttttgaaacatggttcaaatggacgagtaaaaattagtatgggtgaaattgacatcaaaaaaatagcaaggatgaaattggattcatcctgacttaaacttaaaaaatagcaaggatgaaactggatgcatcctaaaataaattgaaatttaaaaaaatatttgaaaatgggtaggatgaaaccgtttacatccttgctatttttatatttttgtccatttaaacaatatcaaaatctaaatgtccttctcacccatgaattgttgattttggtctttttaatcaattttgtgtttttctttcttgttttgaaAGTAGGTATCGACTATGGAGCCTCCCTCTTCTTTCTTCACAACCAAACGACCAGACAAAACATACGCGTTTGGGGTGAATATTTTGATCTTATTTGAGTTTGAAGAGGTACTTTCGCATAATCAAAACCAAGGATGTTATGTCCCATTCTTGAGTGTTAATCGGGAATTCTTGACTATACATCAACAACTCAGCTCCGGTTATCGCTTGGGAGAATGAAGATATTATGTTAGATGCCTTAGATAAGCTAAAAAATATCCCTTGTTGGGAATGTAATTTTATTCCTAGGATTTGTAATAAACCTGCAGACAATCTAGCTAGGTACTGCAGGAAAAATTGCATCACTAGTACCTGGTTACATAGTCCATCTAGTATGCTTGAACAATTTCTTTTGTTAGACACTGGAAGTCTCTTGAGTTAATAAAATTCTTCTTTGGCATCAAAAAAAATAATCGGGAATTCTTCACTATTATTGACCGTTCTATTCAAACGGCCAAGCTAACTGACATCAGATCTAATTAATAAAGGATTAGGACCCCATGGACATGTTTCGATTAACTCCATCTTTACATAATTTGTAAGCTATCTATTCCATGGTGTGTAAGCTATCTTCGGGTGAATGAAGCTCTTATTGAGTATTACATTCTCGCATAGAAAAATTAGTGCATTCTGTCATGCGCAACTTAAACATCTATCAAGTTAAATTTTAATTGGGGATTATCAACGATTGAGGGTCAAACCGGTAGATTGGTAGGTTCATTTGCCCATATATTTCTTATACGTATAATTCATTCTTTCTTCTACTCTTTATCTAGAGAAATTGATAACACAAAactggtcaattaacccaataacgacaatttctgggtgaaaatacatgtaaaatttgatactgtttatatggacgagaatgtaaaaatagccgggatataaacagtttcatcctacacattttcaaatactttttcttatttttaatttacatcaagatGCGTCTAGTTTCATCctcgttattttttaagtttaagccaggatgaatccagtttcatattcttgttatttttttggtgtccatttcacccatattaatttttactcatccattagaaccatattttaaaaatatttggacaaatgacccattttctgaaTTGATAAGCTAATTAGACTTCCGCAATCATATTGTTGATACGATCGCAAGAAAAATAATCTTTTTTCACTATAAAAACGGAAAACACCTCAATATGTTAAGACAAATAAGGTGTTTCTTTTACCG encodes the following:
- the LOC113311696 gene encoding lipid phosphate phosphatase epsilon 2, chloroplastic-like; translation: LVVTVFGIIAIWRHDALAMWAAMGAVANTWLSITLKRILNQERPVASLGSDPGMPSSHAQSIFFASVYAILSLVKSLGLNGVTVTIGVLGLAFSSYLSWLRISQRHHTISQVVVGAILGTICSILWFQSWYWFVLQAFLSFLWVRIIIVLGGVTCCVIFLLYVIKHWLMDGDED